From one Magnetofaba australis IT-1 genomic stretch:
- a CDS encoding PilZ domain-containing protein: MSIDAARQSDRIRFITRLVFHSAQGLRIEGQSNDVSLSGAFLKTPGKAQNIDEGESGVAQITVREGDSEVTMSFPCRVARVTEAGVGLHFDVESEEEDEGDEQEYDEDD, encoded by the coding sequence ATGAGTATAGACGCCGCTCGTCAATCCGACCGGATTCGATTCATTACCCGCTTGGTGTTCCATAGCGCGCAAGGACTGCGCATCGAAGGCCAGTCCAACGATGTCAGCCTCAGCGGCGCATTCCTGAAAACCCCTGGAAAAGCACAGAATATCGATGAGGGGGAGAGCGGCGTGGCGCAGATCACCGTGCGCGAAGGCGATTCGGAAGTGACCATGTCCTTCCCCTGCCGCGTGGCGCGGGTCACCGAAGCGGGAGTCGGCCTCCACTTCGACGTCGAATCCGAAGAGGAGGATGAGGGCGACGAACAGGAGTATGACGAGGACGACTAA
- a CDS encoding sulfite exporter TauE/SafE family protein codes for MMLFLLGAAATGLFAGVIAGLFGVGGGVIIVPALLALYTWRGVDASIMMQLAVGTSLATIVITNLSAVWHHHKRGAVRWDLATWFVPGVLLGALGGAVAAAHIDGAALKTAFGAFVGIIGVKMLLNIGENGRVTWRPSAWAQSALGGVIGGVSALFGIGGGTMSVPTLTILMRASMREAVATSSALGVGIALLGAMAFMQQGWDAAALPPGSWGYVSWLTGLGVVAGTLITTPVGVKLAHKLDQTLLKRAFGVLLVIMSYKLMFA; via the coding sequence ATGATGCTGTTTCTGCTGGGCGCGGCGGCCACGGGGCTGTTTGCGGGGGTGATTGCGGGACTGTTCGGCGTAGGCGGCGGGGTGATCATCGTACCAGCGCTACTGGCCCTGTATACCTGGCGCGGGGTTGACGCCAGCATCATGATGCAACTGGCGGTGGGGACCTCTCTGGCCACCATTGTCATCACCAACCTGTCTGCGGTGTGGCACCACCATAAACGCGGCGCGGTGCGCTGGGATTTGGCCACATGGTTTGTTCCGGGCGTGCTGTTGGGGGCGTTGGGCGGCGCGGTGGCGGCGGCGCACATCGACGGCGCCGCGTTGAAGACGGCGTTTGGCGCCTTTGTGGGCATTATCGGCGTGAAGATGCTGCTCAACATCGGCGAGAACGGACGCGTCACCTGGCGTCCCTCTGCGTGGGCGCAGTCGGCTTTAGGCGGTGTGATTGGCGGCGTCAGCGCGCTGTTTGGCATCGGTGGCGGCACCATGAGCGTGCCCACCCTGACCATCCTCATGCGCGCCAGTATGCGCGAGGCGGTGGCGACTTCGTCTGCGCTGGGGGTGGGGATTGCGCTGTTGGGCGCCATGGCCTTCATGCAACAGGGCTGGGACGCAGCGGCGCTGCCGCCAGGCAGCTGGGGCTATGTGTCGTGGCTGACGGGATTGGGGGTGGTGGCCGGAACGCTCATCACTACGCCGGTGGGGGTGAAGCTGGCGCACAAGCTGGATCAAACCCTGCTCAAGCGCGCGTTTGGGGTGCTGTTGGTGATCATGTCCTACAAACTGATGTTCGCCTGA
- the pepN gene encoding aminopeptidase N, producing MSDSAKPQTRYLKDYAPPPYAVSAIQLRFELFEESARVTSTLEMQRQHRQDEAGQTPLMLDGHDMTLHSVTLDGQKLDTDAYIVEPERLVIANPPERFTLEIVTSSKPQDNASLEGLYRSGDMFCTQCEAEGFRKITYYPDRPDVMAPYTVTIEADKARYPTLLSNGNRIDGGDLPDGRRFAVWQDPFPKPSYLFALVAGNLGCLRDAFITQSGRRVALELYAREQDVAQCHHAMAALKKSMRWDEERFGREYDLDVYMIVAVGDFNMGAMENKGLNIFNTKYVLANPDTATDSEYEGIDSVIAHEYFHNWSGNRVTCRDWFQLSLKEGLTVFRDQEFSSDIVSGPVQRINDVRVLRSHQFPEDAGPTAHPVQPDSYIEINNFYTNTVYNKGAEVVRMLQTLLGRDGFRKGLDLYFERHDGQAVTVEEFISAMEAANGRALTQFRLWYVQAGTPQVRAALSHDAASQRLTLTLRQSCPATPGQSFKQPFHIPIATALLDQQGQAIPLRLVGESNAAPAPTERVLELRATEESFHFDGVAQMPTPSLLRGFSAPVKLDAQLDNAQLAFLWAHDSDPFNRWESGQEYATRVMLGLVAARARGDSLNLDENFVDAFRACLQDDALDPALRALALTLPSEGHLMERMTLADPQAAHAIRSFVRAQLSVRLEAELLTAYHAFRVAGAYRYAPLDAGRRALRNLCLDLLLAGQDSAAETLALNHYHNADNMTDRLAAITPIIHGGLPHSDKLIADFYIHCASSANALDKWFSIQASAPLPDALPRVRALMTHQDFSLRNPNKVRAVIGAFCGGNPVRFHDASGAGYAFLAEQVLALDAANPQAAARMVALMSRWRRFRRDLAELMQKQLQRILTQDKLSNDVYEIVSKSLNAPADD from the coding sequence ATGAGCGACAGCGCCAAGCCGCAGACGCGCTATCTAAAGGATTACGCCCCGCCGCCCTATGCGGTGAGCGCCATCCAGTTGCGCTTTGAGCTGTTTGAAGAGTCGGCTCGCGTCACCAGCACGCTGGAGATGCAGCGGCAACATCGTCAGGATGAGGCTGGACAGACGCCGCTCATGCTCGATGGTCACGACATGACCCTGCACAGCGTGACGCTGGATGGCCAGAAGCTGGACACTGACGCCTATATCGTCGAGCCCGAGCGATTGGTGATCGCCAACCCGCCGGAACGCTTCACCCTGGAGATCGTCACCAGTTCCAAACCCCAGGACAACGCCTCGCTGGAGGGGCTGTATCGCTCCGGCGACATGTTCTGCACCCAGTGCGAGGCCGAGGGCTTCCGCAAAATCACCTACTATCCCGACCGTCCCGATGTGATGGCGCCCTATACGGTGACCATCGAGGCGGACAAGGCGCGCTATCCGACGCTGCTCTCCAATGGCAATCGCATCGATGGCGGCGATCTGCCCGATGGGCGGCGCTTCGCCGTGTGGCAGGACCCCTTCCCCAAGCCCTCCTATCTATTCGCCCTGGTGGCGGGGAATTTGGGCTGTCTGCGCGATGCGTTCATCACCCAATCGGGCCGCCGCGTGGCCCTGGAGTTGTACGCCCGCGAGCAGGATGTGGCGCAGTGCCATCACGCCATGGCGGCGCTGAAGAAATCCATGCGCTGGGATGAGGAGCGTTTTGGCCGCGAATATGATCTGGATGTCTACATGATCGTGGCGGTGGGCGACTTCAATATGGGGGCGATGGAGAACAAGGGGCTGAACATCTTCAACACCAAGTATGTTCTGGCCAACCCCGACACCGCCACCGACAGCGAGTATGAGGGCATCGACAGCGTCATCGCCCACGAGTATTTCCACAACTGGAGCGGTAACCGCGTCACCTGTCGCGACTGGTTCCAGCTCAGTCTCAAAGAGGGGCTGACGGTGTTCCGCGATCAGGAGTTCTCCAGCGACATTGTCAGCGGACCGGTGCAGCGCATCAACGATGTGCGGGTTCTGCGCAGCCATCAATTTCCCGAAGACGCCGGCCCCACCGCACACCCGGTGCAACCGGACTCCTATATCGAGATCAATAACTTCTACACCAACACCGTCTACAACAAGGGCGCCGAAGTGGTGCGCATGTTACAAACCCTGCTGGGCCGCGACGGCTTCCGCAAAGGGTTGGATCTCTACTTTGAGCGCCACGACGGTCAGGCGGTCACAGTGGAGGAGTTCATCAGCGCCATGGAGGCGGCCAATGGCCGCGCGCTGACCCAATTCCGCCTGTGGTACGTACAGGCGGGCACGCCCCAGGTGCGCGCCGCCCTCAGCCACGATGCGGCCAGCCAGCGCCTCACCCTGACGCTGCGCCAATCCTGCCCCGCCACGCCGGGGCAGTCATTCAAGCAGCCGTTCCACATCCCCATCGCCACGGCGCTGCTGGATCAACAGGGCCAAGCGATTCCGCTGCGTCTAGTGGGCGAATCCAATGCCGCCCCGGCGCCCACGGAGCGGGTGCTGGAGTTGCGCGCCACCGAGGAGAGCTTCCACTTCGATGGCGTGGCGCAAATGCCGACCCCCTCGCTGCTGCGCGGATTCAGCGCGCCGGTGAAACTGGACGCCCAGTTGGATAATGCACAGTTGGCGTTCCTGTGGGCCCACGACAGCGACCCGTTCAATCGCTGGGAGAGCGGCCAGGAGTACGCCACACGGGTCATGTTGGGCCTGGTGGCGGCGCGCGCGCGCGGCGATTCGCTGAATCTGGATGAGAACTTTGTGGACGCCTTCCGCGCCTGTCTGCAAGACGACGCGCTGGATCCGGCCCTGCGCGCCCTGGCGTTGACCCTCCCCTCCGAGGGTCACCTGATGGAGCGCATGACCCTGGCCGACCCCCAGGCCGCCCACGCCATCCGCAGCTTCGTGCGCGCGCAACTGAGCGTGCGTCTGGAGGCGGAGTTGCTCACCGCCTATCACGCCTTCCGCGTGGCGGGCGCCTATCGCTACGCCCCCCTGGACGCCGGACGCCGCGCGCTGCGCAATCTGTGCCTGGATCTACTGCTGGCGGGGCAGGACTCCGCCGCCGAGACGCTGGCGCTCAATCACTACCACAACGCCGACAACATGACCGATCGGCTGGCGGCCATCACGCCCATCATTCATGGCGGCCTACCGCACTCGGATAAACTGATCGCCGATTTCTACATCCACTGCGCCAGCTCCGCCAACGCCCTGGACAAGTGGTTCTCCATCCAAGCCAGCGCGCCGTTGCCAGATGCTTTGCCGCGCGTGCGCGCATTGATGACTCACCAAGACTTCTCCCTGCGCAACCCCAATAAGGTGCGCGCGGTGATCGGCGCCTTCTGCGGCGGCAATCCGGTGCGGTTTCACGATGCCAGCGGCGCCGGATACGCCTTCCTGGCCGAGCAGGTGCTGGCGCTGGACGCCGCCAATCCGCAAGCGGCGGCGCGCATGGTGGCGCTGATGAGTCGTTGGCGGCGCTTCCGTCGCGATTTGGCGGAGTTGATGCAAAAACAGTTGCAGCGGATTTTGACCCAGGACAAATTGTCCAATGACGTGTATGAGATCGTCAGCAAGAGTCTCAACGCGCCAGCGGATGATTGA
- a CDS encoding alpha/beta fold hydrolase: MIHYTDSGSGDAAIVLIHGWSCDERYWRKQIPELANQYRVVTLDLAGHGQSGLRDDYPITAFAQDVAAVVERLQLKQVALVGHSMGGPVALESARLLPHRVAGVVAVDSFHTGFPWPQDEAGMTPFLTQFDKDFHGAAQKMVRDMFGIGADPELIEWVVGDMSQAPKTVGMSAMRHLFQWHRDPATAFDAVAAPIAHINAKGRFGQTPPLSLRNNEEIFWIEGVGHFVPMEAPQRFSETLEMILQGWKFPRRVN, translated from the coding sequence ATGATCCATTACACCGACTCCGGCTCCGGCGATGCGGCGATCGTGCTGATTCATGGCTGGTCATGCGATGAACGCTATTGGCGCAAGCAGATTCCTGAGTTGGCCAACCAGTATCGTGTGGTGACCCTGGATCTGGCCGGACATGGCCAGTCGGGATTGCGCGACGATTATCCCATCACCGCCTTTGCCCAGGATGTGGCGGCGGTGGTCGAGCGCCTGCAGCTGAAACAGGTGGCGCTCGTCGGCCACTCCATGGGCGGACCGGTGGCGCTGGAGTCGGCGCGTCTGCTGCCCCATCGCGTGGCGGGCGTGGTGGCGGTGGACTCGTTTCACACCGGCTTCCCCTGGCCGCAAGACGAAGCAGGCATGACGCCGTTCCTGACTCAGTTCGACAAGGATTTTCACGGCGCCGCGCAGAAGATGGTGCGCGACATGTTCGGCATTGGCGCTGATCCGGAGCTGATCGAGTGGGTGGTCGGCGATATGTCTCAGGCGCCGAAAACAGTGGGCATGAGCGCCATGCGCCATCTGTTCCAGTGGCACAGGGATCCGGCGACCGCTTTCGACGCCGTGGCTGCGCCCATCGCCCACATCAACGCCAAGGGGCGTTTTGGTCAGACGCCGCCCCTCTCCTTGCGCAATAACGAAGAGATCTTCTGGATTGAAGGCGTAGGCCACTTTGTGCCAATGGAAGCGCCGCAGCGTTTCAGCGAAACTCTGGAGATGATCCTGCAGGGGTGGAAATTCCCGCGTCGGGTGAATTGA